A segment of the Burkholderiales bacterium genome:
CTGTTCTGCGCGCGCGATCGGCTGGGAATCAAGCCGTTCCTCTATGCAGACATCGACGGAACTTTTGCTTTCGCTTCGGAAGTGAAAGCGCTGATCGCGGCCGGTTTACAACCTCTCATCGATCGCGACACGTGGGCGGTCTACCTGAACCACGGGTTGTACGATCATTCGGACGCCACGTTTTTTGACGGCGTGCGCTCGCTCGCTCCGGGACACACGCTCACTTGGCGAGACGGAAACGTGACCACTACGCGGTACTGGGATGCTGCCATCGCCGCCGGCGCGCCGGTTGAACTGAGCGACGCTGAGGCGCTCGAGCAACTCGATTGGCTGATCACCGATGCGGTACGCCTGCGGCTGCGCAGCGACGTGCCGCTGGGTGTGAACGTCTCGGGCGGGCTCGATTCGTCACTGCTGTTCGCGTTTGTCGACGCGGCCGACGGTGCCGCGGGGGAGCTTAACTGCTTTACCGCGGGTTTCAATGATCCCAAATACGACGAGGCGCAGTTCGCCGCCGGCCTGCCGCGCCGCCGGCAATGGACGCAGCACGTGGAACGGCTCGACGCAGCCACCGCCTGGTCGCTGATCGACCCGTTGATGCGGCACGAGGAAGCGCCGTTCGGCGGAATCGCCACGCTCGCGTACTACAACCTCCACCGCCGCATCCGCGAGGAGGGGATCACGGTGGTGCTCGAAGGCCAAGGCATCGACGAGATGTTCGCCGGCTACGCCTATTACCGCCAGCCCGACACCCCGGGCACTTATCAGGACGGCAGCAGCTTTCTGAAGCCCGAAACGCTGTCCGCCGATATGCGCAGGCACGATGCGCCGCCGGCGTTCGCGGCTCCGTTCGAGACGACGCTGGCGAACCGGCTGTACCGCGACGTCCGGCATGCCAAGCTGCCCCGAGTGCTACGGATGAACGATCGGCTATCGATGGCGTTCAGCCGAGAATTGCGCGTGCCGTTTCTCGATCACCGGGTAGTCGAATTGGCGTTTCGGATGGACGAGGGGAAGAAGCTGCGCGGCGGACAGGGCAAGGCGATCATGCGCCGCCTCCTCGACCGCAAGCTCGGCGGTTCGTTCGGCAGTACCGAGAAACGCGCGGTGGTCACCCCGCAGCGTGAATGGATTCGCGGGCCGTTGCGCGAACCGATCGGAGATCTCATCACCAGCTCCGCGTTCCGCACCAACGGCCTGTTCGACCCGGCCGCGGTCGACCGTGCGTTTGCCTCTTATTGCGCTGGCGAAGGGGACAA
Coding sequences within it:
- the asnB gene encoding asparagine synthase (glutamine-hydrolyzing), giving the protein MCGISGLVGAGGIGRARIEAMVDTLAHRGPDGQLTYIEPQGRCALGHNRLSIIDLSDAGLQPMADASGRRWLAFNGEIYNFVELRKELAGYPFTSAGDSEVILAAYDRWGPACVERFIGMFAFAIWDEVEGTLFCARDRLGIKPFLYADIDGTFAFASEVKALIAAGLQPLIDRDTWAVYLNHGLYDHSDATFFDGVRSLAPGHTLTWRDGNVTTTRYWDAAIAAGAPVELSDAEALEQLDWLITDAVRLRLRSDVPLGVNVSGGLDSSLLFAFVDAADGAAGELNCFTAGFNDPKYDEAQFAAGLPRRRQWTQHVERLDAATAWSLIDPLMRHEEAPFGGIATLAYYNLHRRIREEGITVVLEGQGIDEMFAGYAYYRQPDTPGTYQDGSSFLKPETLSADMRRHDAPPAFAAPFETTLANRLYRDVRHAKLPRVLRMNDRLSMAFSRELRVPFLDHRVVELAFRMDEGKKLRGGQGKAIMRRLLDRKLGGSFGSTEKRAVVTPQREWIRGPLREPIGDLITSSAFRTNGLFDPAAVDRAFASYCAGEGDNAFFIWQWINADAWLRAFRPGS